The genomic window TCTATACAGCAGCTCTTAAAGTAAGTATGGAGAAAAGCTTGAGTAAATGTTTCCTTCTCCCGCTTTGAAAAATCTGCTTGAAATCCGCCTTTATGCAACAATAAATCACCTATCGTTATTTTGATTGTTGCAAATTCAGGAATCACCTCATTAACTGGTGACGTAAAGTCTAATCGATCGTCATCAATCAGTTGCAGGATTCGGGTGGTTGTCCCTATTATTTTTGTCAGTGAAGCTATGTCATAGAGTGCTCCTTCTTTGACAAGCTTATCGGAAAATGGCGTACAGACACCCATCCTACCAGCATAATGATTCGCACATCCTTCTGTCGTGACGAACGACCAAGAGGCACCGGGAATAACTTTTTCAGAGACCAATCGATTGATTTTTTTTGAAATCACTTCTGTATACATCTAGTTCATCGCCTTAACCACATCTGAAATTCGGTCGTGTTTTTCGCGTAACGCCTGAATACTCTCATCCAGATTCTTTCCTGTCTCAATCATGACAATCGCTGCTGCTACATGATTTTCGGCGCGTTCCAGATAATTTTCAGCAGTTGCGGCATCCACACCTGTTGCTTCCTGAATAATTGAAATAGAACGCTGTACCAGTTTCAAGTTCGTTGGCTGAACATTGACCATCAAGTTCTGATACACTTTTCCACTTTTGACCATGACTCCCGTTGATAGCATGTTCAAGACCATTTTTTGTGCCGATCCCGACTTCATTCGAGTTGAGCCGGTAATGACTTCAGGGCCTACCAAAGGAGCAATCCCTATCTGTGCAATCTGATTCATCATGCCGCTGTCATTACAGGTAACAGAGATTGTCAGTGCACCGATCTCATTTCCATATTCGATTGCTGCGATTGCATAGGGTGTTCTACCACTAGCTGCAATCGCAATCACGACATCCTGCTTATTTAGTGCTACTTTTTTTAAATCTTCTATTGCTAATTCCTTTGAATCTTCTGCTCCTTCTATTGCGGAGAACATAGCTTCCTGACCACCAGCTAAGAGACCAAACGCTCTCTTTGGTGAGACACTGTATGTTGGGGTCAACTCGATTGCATCTAACGCCCCTAGTCTCCCTGAAGTGCCAGCACCGCAATAAATCAGCCGTCCGCCAGCTAAAAATCGCTCCGTCATTGCCTCAACTGCTGCAGCAATTTCAGGTAATACATTTTCAATAGCCTCAGCTACTTTTTTATCTTCATCATTGATGAGCGTCACCATGTCCAAGGTACTCAACTGATCGATATTCTGACTATGCGGATTTCTTCCTTCCGTTGTCAATTTTGTTATTTCCATCTGGTTACCCTTCTTTCAATCGATTCACTAATGTGTTCGTTTCGATCATTCTGGTCTGGATATCTTCTTCGATTCGATCTTGGATCGAGCCTAAATAAAGAATATCTCCAACAGCCATTGAAGAAGCAATAGAAGAAATTGCACCAATACGAACCAAATGTTCATTGTCCGGAACTATCAATAGCAAGTCACTGATTTGTCGAATTCTTTCCCCATCATTTCTAGTAATAAAAATAATGGGGGTTTGATTTTTCTGAGCAATCTCACAGGCCAGTAACACTTCTTTCGTATGTCCACTATAAGAAACAGCAATCACTACGTCTTCTGTTGTTGAGTAGTTCATAAATTCCAGATTCATATGTGGGTCAAAGTTGAACATTGCTTTTCTGCCTGCCCGATTGAACTTATGGTATAGATTATAAGCAGTCAGTGACGATGCGCCAATCCCTAAAAGATAAATGGTTTGTGCTCCTTTGATCGTATTGATTGCCTGCTCTACCTGTCCTTTGTCCAGAGAATACATCAGATCGTTGACTGTTGTTCCCAACAATAAAGCCACTTTTTCACATAGCTCTTCTATCGAGTCGTCTTTGGAGATGATCGGATCCAAATTCTTTTTATTTTTCTGGTCCCCTTGCTTAGAAGCTATTGAAAGCTTCAGCTCATCCAATCCATCAAAATTGATTGAGCGAGCAAATCGAGTAACCGAAGCCGGAGAGGTCTGACTCCTATCTGCAATCTCACTAGCTGTCATCTTCAACATCTCTGAAGGGTTCTTCAAAATGAAATCGGCTATTTTCTTATTGACCTTTGAAAATTTCTTATAGTTTTGTCGGATCAATGTTTCTGCATCCATTGTCAGACCTCTCTTTCTATCATTTAATGAAGTTTAAAATCGACTCATCTGATTCTGAAG from Enterococcus sp. 9E7_DIV0242 includes these protein-coding regions:
- a CDS encoding MurR/RpiR family transcriptional regulator encodes the protein MDAETLIRQNYKKFSKVNKKIADFILKNPSEMLKMTASEIADRSQTSPASVTRFARSINFDGLDELKLSIASKQGDQKNKKNLDPIISKDDSIEELCEKVALLLGTTVNDLMYSLDKGQVEQAINTIKGAQTIYLLGIGASSLTAYNLYHKFNRAGRKAMFNFDPHMNLEFMNYSTTEDVVIAVSYSGHTKEVLLACEIAQKNQTPIIFITRNDGERIRQISDLLLIVPDNEHLVRIGAISSIASSMAVGDILYLGSIQDRIEEDIQTRMIETNTLVNRLKEG
- the murQ gene encoding N-acetylmuramic acid 6-phosphate etherase — its product is MEITKLTTEGRNPHSQNIDQLSTLDMVTLINDEDKKVAEAIENVLPEIAAAVEAMTERFLAGGRLIYCGAGTSGRLGALDAIELTPTYSVSPKRAFGLLAGGQEAMFSAIEGAEDSKELAIEDLKKVALNKQDVVIAIAASGRTPYAIAAIEYGNEIGALTISVTCNDSGMMNQIAQIGIAPLVGPEVITGSTRMKSGSAQKMVLNMLSTGVMVKSGKVYQNLMVNVQPTNLKLVQRSISIIQEATGVDAATAENYLERAENHVAAAIVMIETGKNLDESIQALREKHDRISDVVKAMN